The Maledivibacter sp. genome segment TTGTACTCTTATGAACCTATTCATTACAAGTGGTTCAGCAAAATGGTTGATAATATCACCGGTATTTGTACCAATGTTTGCTAGACTAGGATTTTCTCCTGCATTAACTCAAGCTACCTATAGAATTGCAGATACCTGTACAAATATTATCTCTCCAATAGATTATTATGTACCAGTTATCATGGGATTATTGGCAATGTACAATACGGACCCAGATAGAAAAGTTGGATTAGGAACAGTTATATCTCTTTGTTTACCATATAGTATAGCTTATATGATTGGATTATTAGCATTACTATTTGTTTGGTATATGTTAGGTATAAACCTTGGACCAGGAGTATCTATGTTTATGTAATATAATAACAATTACTTCTGTTTTGATCAACTAAAAAGGGGCTGGCTCAAAGGATCATTTCTTGAGTTCAGCCCCTTATAATTGGGTTTTTAAATTATAGGAACTCCAGTAAAAACCTTAATTTAAACCCTATATATCTGGACAGTTTAATATACCTATAGGAGTTTTATAGCACTGAATAAAGAGTCTAAGGTATTCATTATATCTGTTTTCAATGTCGGACAGTTCCTTTACATCAGTTGTTGTTAAGGATTTTTTTATGAGAGTATAAAAAATACTATCCATAAGCTCTATGATTTTATCACGGCTTTTGGCCTTTATATGTCCGTGGGAAATACATAGTTCCAAAGTAGGTACGGATGTAATACCATTTTTTCTTATTATTGGAAAAGTAGAGTATTCTCTTATATGACCATCAGGATAAATCTCATAATAAATCTTTAAAACTTCATCAAGTTCTATAGCATCATTTAATATTAATGCTTGAAATTGCTGTGGATACTTGATAACAAATTTTATGAATGTATCAAATGTTTTAAGAAATAAATCGATACTGTTAACATAGTTTTGTCTGATATGCCAAAGCTCTTTGAAAAATTGACTTAGATATTTAAGTGCTACAAAGGTCAATAGGGTATCAAAATTAGAAAAATAATAATAGATTGTTGAACTATTGTAGTTTGTTTTCGATGCCAAATTTCGCACAGTTATAGCATTGAATCCCTCTTCCTGTGCCATTTGAAAAGCGGTGTCAATAAATTGCCGCATCATATTAATTCTTTTTGTATTTTGTTTTTCACCCAATATTATCACCTACAAATTTATTTAAACAATTTAATTATATTATATATTATGTTATTATTCTATATATATAAGGCATTAAATTTTGAAAATATAAAAATAATAATATTATTAAACCTAGGGTATTTAAAACATTTTTATAAAGGAGGGTATAATGAAAAATTTTAAGATTGATTATAAAGAACTGACAAAAAAATTAGAAACAGTAGGCAATAAAATACCCCATCCCTTCTGGTTGTTTACCATATTGACACTAGTAACTTTTATGTTGTCTTTTATATTATCGGGTAAGGAAACTTATTTTATTGATAATTCTAATGTTATAAATACACAAATAACAAATTTAATGGATGCAAAATATTTTATGAGTCTGATTGGCAACCTAGATGAAGTATTTATGTACTTTAAGCCATTGTCAGTTGTTATATTGATTCTTATGGGGATAAGTGTTTTTCAGGGTTCTGGAGCCATATCTGCTATTATAAGAGGTGCATCCACAAGAATCCCTATCAAGTTTATGATTGTTTTTGCAGCATTTATAGGAGTAAATAGTAATATCGCATCGGATGTAGGTGTCATAGTGATTCCAACATTATTTGCAGCACTTTTCCAATCCTTGAACTTTAATCCTTGGGTGGGTATTATTGTTGGTTATGCATCAGTTAATGGAGGATTCACCTTAAATATGTTCATAGCAGGAACAGATGTTATACTTTCTGAAATCACTAACTCTGTTCTTAGTGGATTCGGCACAGATCATATTATCAATCCATTTAGCAATTGGTATTTTATGTTTGTTGGTTCCTTTGTAATTATTGTCCTTACTGTAATTGTTACGGAAAAATACACAAAAAGAATTTTATTAGCTCCAGAAAATGATATTAATGTATCATATACTGATAATAATAGATTGAGTAATGGAGAAAAAAGGGGTTTAAAATATTTACTTTATGCCAATATATTATATTTCACAGTACTTTTAGTATTTATTAATTATTATAACAAATCCCAGGGGATCACAGGACTAAATATAGAGCTTTTTATGGATAATATTGTAGGAATTCTTTTCTTCTATTTTACATTTACAGGCTTAGTATTTGGCATGGCCTGTGGAAGTATAAAAAAGATAGACATGGTGCCCGAGGTTCTTGCCAATGGAATCATTGGGGCAAAGACTTTTATAGTAACTGCTTTACCTGCCTCAGTTTTTGTAAAAGTATTGGTAGACAGTAACTTAGGCTCGTGGATGGGAATTGTTGTTTCAGATTTTTTACTAAAAATCCATATGACGCCTCTGATTCTTTTAATATCTTTTATGATTATCGTTGCACTTTTAAATTTAGCAATATCTAGCTCATCGGTGAAATGGCTTTTTATAGCACCTATAGCTATACCCATATTTAATAAGATGAATATTGCACCGGAGCTTGTACAACTGGCCTATAGAATAGGAGATACAGTAACCAATTGTATTTCTCCAACGGATTATTACTTGCCTATTATTATTAGTCTTTTAGATATGTATAAATCAGACAACAATACAAAGGTGGGGATAGGAACAATTATTTTCCTATGTCTTCCCTATACAATTGCTTATTTCATAGGCTTAGCCATTCTATTCGCAATATGGTATATATTTGCACTACCAGTTGGATTCTAGAAGCATAAAAAGCATGATATATTTGAGAAGAAAATCCTTAAAGCTATACAAGCAAATATGCTTATATCTTAAGGAATTCAATCAAGGATGATATTCCCATATTAGGCTTAGCTAAGTAAGAGTTATGGAAATTCATCATACTAATAGACTATCTCAAAAAATTCTATAGGATAATTTAATAGGACATAAAACACCAAATATTGTTAATATATAATATTTGTGTATTGAAGAAACCAGTTAATACTGTTATAATTAACTTGACATTATTAAATTAATATTGTTGACATAAATTAAAAACCTATGGCAGATACCCTTGGGGGTAGCAAAAAATATGTTTTTAAAAGATAATTAGGATTTTGGATTTGACCACGAAGGCTTGACTCTTATGAAGAGAGGATTTTTTTGTGGTCTTTATTATATTAGTTGATTAAATTGCATAATTACTTTTTATAAAAATCATCTATAGGGATTTTAGTATAGACTTTAACTTATACTATGAAAACCCTATATTATACATATAAGAAATTTGTATAATTACAACTGTTGCAAGTGCAGGTGTGTTATGTCATGGTATTATAAGGACTAGGAAATTATTTAATGAAAAACAAATATCTGTTCTCGAAATCGATAAGGTGGTGTACTTCAATGGTAAAAAGAATTGCTATTATAGATGGAAAGGGTGGAGGTATTGGAAAAGTATTAACAGAAAAGATCCGAAGGGCTTATATGGATGATATAGAAATATGGGTTTTTGGTACGAATACGGCTGCAACAACCCTTATGCTAAATGCTGGAGCGGATGATGGTGCTACGGGAGAAAATGCTATTGTTACAAGTATTAATAAGGTGGATTTTGTCATTAGTTCATTGAGTTTAGTAATGCCCAATGCTTTACTGGGGGAGGTAACCCCAAAAATCGCTGAGGCAGTATCTTCATGTTCTCCACCTAAAATATTGCTACCCTTATCTAGAGGGAATATTCATTTGGTGGGGGCAAAACCAGGACCTTTACCCCATCTGGTAGACGAAGTTGTTAGATATTTGAAAGAAGTAATATAGAGGAGGAGAAAATATGTGTGAAGCAGATGTTTATTTAAAAGTAGATGAAAAAAATGAATTGTTTTTAGATAGAGTAGACAAAGTGA includes the following:
- a CDS encoding AbgT family transporter — its product is MKNFKIDYKELTKKLETVGNKIPHPFWLFTILTLVTFMLSFILSGKETYFIDNSNVINTQITNLMDAKYFMSLIGNLDEVFMYFKPLSVVILILMGISVFQGSGAISAIIRGASTRIPIKFMIVFAAFIGVNSNIASDVGVIVIPTLFAALFQSLNFNPWVGIIVGYASVNGGFTLNMFIAGTDVILSEITNSVLSGFGTDHIINPFSNWYFMFVGSFVIIVLTVIVTEKYTKRILLAPENDINVSYTDNNRLSNGEKRGLKYLLYANILYFTVLLVFINYYNKSQGITGLNIELFMDNIVGILFFYFTFTGLVFGMACGSIKKIDMVPEVLANGIIGAKTFIVTALPASVFVKVLVDSNLGSWMGIVVSDFLLKIHMTPLILLISFMIIVALLNLAISSSSVKWLFIAPIAIPIFNKMNIAPELVQLAYRIGDTVTNCISPTDYYLPIIISLLDMYKSDNNTKVGIGTIIFLCLPYTIAYFIGLAILFAIWYIFALPVGF
- a CDS encoding TetR/AcrR family transcriptional regulator encodes the protein MGEKQNTKRINMMRQFIDTAFQMAQEEGFNAITVRNLASKTNYNSSTIYYYFSNFDTLLTFVALKYLSQFFKELWHIRQNYVNSIDLFLKTFDTFIKFVIKYPQQFQALILNDAIELDEVLKIYYEIYPDGHIREYSTFPIIRKNGITSVPTLELCISHGHIKAKSRDKIIELMDSIFYTLIKKSLTTTDVKELSDIENRYNEYLRLFIQCYKTPIGILNCPDI
- a CDS encoding DUF3842 family protein: MVKRIAIIDGKGGGIGKVLTEKIRRAYMDDIEIWVFGTNTAATTLMLNAGADDGATGENAIVTSINKVDFVISSLSLVMPNALLGEVTPKIAEAVSSCSPPKILLPLSRGNIHLVGAKPGPLPHLVDEVVRYLKEVI